In a genomic window of Salvelinus sp. IW2-2015 unplaced genomic scaffold, ASM291031v2 Un_scaffold2471, whole genome shotgun sequence:
- the LOC112074043 gene encoding neuronal membrane glycoprotein M6-b-like isoform X1 — MLTDVIQLMQYVIYGIASFFFLYGIILLAEGFYTTSAVKELHSEFKTTICGRCISGMFVFLTYILGIAWLGVFGFSAVPVFLFYNMWSTCTAMSSPVANLTNVDTICVDVRQYGIIPWNASPGKACGSTLGDICNTSEFYLSYHLYIIACAGAGATVIALIHFLMILSANWAYLKDASHMHAYQDIKLKEEQELHDITSRSKERLNSYT; from the exons ATGCTGACCGACGT AATACAGCTGATGCAGTACGTCATCTATGGCATcgcctccttcttcttcctctacgGAATCATCCTGCTGGCCGAGGGCTTCTACACCACCAGCGCTGTGAAGGAGCTGCACAGCGAGTTCAAGACCACCATCTGCGGACGCTGTATTAGTGGCATG TTTGTGTTCCTGACCTACATCCTGGGTATCGCCTGGCTGGGTGTGTTTGGTTTCTCCGCCGTGCCCGTCTTCCTCTTCTACAACATGTGGTCCACCTGCACCGCCATGAGCTCACCTGTGGCTAACCTCACCAACGTGGACACCATCTGTGTCGACGTTCGTCAGTACG GTATCATCCCCTGGAACGCTTCTCCAGGCAAGGCTTGTGGGTCCACACTTGGAGACATCTGTAATACCAGTGAG ttctacctgtCCTACCACCTGTACATCATAGCATGTGCTGGAGCTGGGGCCACAGTCATTGCTCTG ATCCACTTCCTCATGATTCTCTCAGCAAACTGGGCCTACCTAAAGGATGCCAGTCACATGCATGCCTATCAAGACATCAAActgaaggaggagcaggagctgCATGACATCACGTCTCGTTCAAAGGAACGCCTCAATTCCTACACATAA
- the LOC112074043 gene encoding proteolipid protein DM gamma-like isoform X2, which produces MLTDVIQLMQYVIYGIASFFFLYGIILLAEGFYTTSAVKELHSEFKTTICGRCISGMFVFLTYILGIAWLGVFGFSAVPVFLFYNMWSTCTAMSSPVANLTNVDTICVDVRQYGIIPWNASPGKACGSTLGDICNTSEFYLSYHLYIIACAGAGATVIALLIYMMATTYNFAVLKFKSREDCCTKF; this is translated from the exons ATGCTGACCGACGT AATACAGCTGATGCAGTACGTCATCTATGGCATcgcctccttcttcttcctctacgGAATCATCCTGCTGGCCGAGGGCTTCTACACCACCAGCGCTGTGAAGGAGCTGCACAGCGAGTTCAAGACCACCATCTGCGGACGCTGTATTAGTGGCATG TTTGTGTTCCTGACCTACATCCTGGGTATCGCCTGGCTGGGTGTGTTTGGTTTCTCCGCCGTGCCCGTCTTCCTCTTCTACAACATGTGGTCCACCTGCACCGCCATGAGCTCACCTGTGGCTAACCTCACCAACGTGGACACCATCTGTGTCGACGTTCGTCAGTACG GTATCATCCCCTGGAACGCTTCTCCAGGCAAGGCTTGTGGGTCCACACTTGGAGACATCTGTAATACCAGTGAG ttctacctgtCCTACCACCTGTACATCATAGCATGTGCTGGAGCTGGGGCCACAGTCATTGCTCTG CTGATCTACATGATGGCTACCACTTATAACTTTGCCGTTTTGAAGTTTAAGAGTCGAGAAGACTGCTGCACTAAGTTTTAA